A single region of the Mycobacterium lentiflavum genome encodes:
- a CDS encoding SDR family NAD(P)-dependent oxidoreductase — protein MEINGKKAVVIGGASGMGRATAELFAERGADVAIFDREGSDGKAVAEGISGAFYPVDVTDFTGTEETLQTAVDKLGGLHVVVTTAGGGIAKRTLTKSGPHDLESFQSVIDLNLIATFNISRLAAAHMAKNEPEDEERGVIINTASIAAFEGQIGQVAYTAAKAAIAGMCLTMARDLGSMGIRALAIAPSLFLTGLTSMVPDEMAATLTRDAAFPKRMGRPEEYAKLALAIVDNPMLNGQCLRLDAGQRFAPK, from the coding sequence ATGGAGATCAATGGGAAGAAGGCCGTCGTCATCGGCGGTGCGTCGGGGATGGGTCGGGCCACGGCCGAACTGTTCGCGGAGCGTGGTGCGGATGTCGCCATCTTCGACCGCGAGGGTTCCGACGGTAAAGCGGTGGCCGAGGGCATCAGCGGCGCGTTCTACCCGGTCGACGTCACCGACTTCACCGGCACCGAGGAGACCTTGCAGACCGCGGTCGACAAGCTGGGCGGCCTGCATGTCGTGGTCACCACGGCCGGCGGCGGCATCGCCAAGCGCACGCTGACCAAGTCCGGCCCCCACGACCTCGAATCCTTCCAATCGGTTATCGATCTCAACCTGATCGCCACCTTCAACATCAGCCGGCTGGCCGCCGCGCACATGGCCAAGAACGAGCCCGAAGACGAGGAACGCGGCGTCATCATCAATACCGCTTCGATCGCCGCTTTCGAGGGCCAGATCGGGCAGGTCGCCTACACCGCGGCCAAGGCGGCGATCGCCGGCATGTGTCTGACGATGGCTCGCGACCTGGGCTCGATGGGAATCCGGGCGCTGGCGATCGCGCCGAGCCTGTTCCTGACCGGCCTGACGTCGATGGTGCCCGACGAGATGGCGGCGACGCTGACCCGCGACGCGGCCTTCCCAAAGCGGATGGGCCGGCCCGAGGAGTACGCCAAGCTGGCGTTGGCCATCGTCGACAACCCGATGCTCAACGGCCAGTGCCTGCGCCTGGACGCGGGACAGCGCTTCGCACCCAAGTAG
- a CDS encoding carbon starvation CstA family protein — MTVTVHDKDVSYIRTDDDLPPVAIIDRSPISLRHKIVFGIIAVIGTVAWALIAFARGETVNAVWIVVAAICTYIIGFRFYARLIEMKIVRPRDDHATPAEIFDDGADYVPTDRRVLFGHHFAAIAGAGPLVGPVLATQMGYLPCSIWIILGAVFAGAVQDYLVLWISTRRRGRSLGQMARDELGAAGGAAALVGAFVIMVIIIAVLALVVVRGLAQSPWGVFSIAMTIPIALFMGCYLRFLRPGRVAEVSVIGFVLLMAAVASGNWVSETSWGASWFTLSAVTVSWLIIGYGFVASVLPVWLLLAPRDYLSTFMKVGAIALLAVGIFIAHPLMQAPAVSRFASSGDGPVFPGALFPFLFITIACGALSGFHALISSGTTPKLLEKESQMRFIGYGGMLTESFVAIMALISASILDQHLYFALNAPTAQTGGTAATAAHYVNGLGLSGPSATADQLNQAAAGVGEKSIVSRTGGAPTLAVGMSEILQRVFGGAGLKSFWYHFAIMFEALFILTAVDAGTRVARFMLSDALGNLGGPLSKLQNPSWRPGVWGCSVAVAAGWGGILLMGVTDPLGGINTLFPLFGIANQLLAAIALTVITVIVIKKGLLIWAWIPGAPLLWDLTVTLTASWQKIFSADPAIGYWAQHFQYLAAKDAGKTTFGSAKNAHQIDEVVRNTFIQGTLSILFAAVVIIVLVIGIAAALNAIRGGGRPLTEDDPVPSKMFAPSGLIATPAEREVQQQWQAPRTVATGERHAG, encoded by the coding sequence TTGACCGTGACTGTGCACGACAAAGATGTCAGCTATATCCGCACCGACGATGACTTGCCGCCCGTCGCCATCATCGACCGCTCCCCCATCAGCCTTCGGCACAAAATCGTCTTCGGGATCATCGCGGTGATCGGTACCGTCGCCTGGGCCCTCATCGCGTTCGCACGCGGCGAGACAGTCAACGCCGTCTGGATCGTGGTCGCGGCGATCTGCACCTACATCATCGGGTTCCGCTTCTATGCGCGGTTGATCGAAATGAAGATCGTCCGCCCCCGCGACGACCACGCCACACCCGCCGAGATTTTCGACGACGGCGCCGACTACGTGCCGACCGACCGTCGGGTGCTGTTCGGCCACCATTTCGCCGCGATCGCCGGAGCGGGACCACTTGTGGGTCCGGTGCTTGCCACCCAGATGGGCTACTTACCCTGCAGCATCTGGATCATTCTCGGCGCGGTGTTCGCCGGCGCCGTCCAGGACTACTTGGTGCTGTGGATCTCGACCCGGCGCCGGGGCCGGTCCCTGGGCCAGATGGCCCGCGACGAACTCGGTGCGGCCGGTGGCGCCGCCGCGCTGGTCGGCGCGTTCGTCATCATGGTGATCATCATCGCGGTGCTGGCGCTGGTGGTGGTTCGGGGTCTGGCCCAGAGTCCGTGGGGCGTGTTCTCGATAGCGATGACCATCCCAATCGCCCTCTTCATGGGCTGCTATCTGCGGTTCCTGCGCCCGGGCCGGGTGGCCGAGGTGTCGGTAATCGGCTTCGTGCTGCTGATGGCCGCCGTCGCTTCGGGTAACTGGGTCAGCGAAACCTCGTGGGGCGCATCCTGGTTCACTCTGTCCGCGGTCACCGTCTCCTGGTTGATCATCGGCTACGGCTTCGTGGCGTCGGTGCTACCGGTGTGGTTGTTGCTCGCTCCACGCGATTACCTGTCGACCTTCATGAAGGTCGGCGCCATCGCCTTGCTGGCCGTCGGCATCTTCATCGCACACCCACTCATGCAAGCCCCCGCGGTCTCGCGGTTCGCATCCAGCGGCGACGGCCCGGTGTTCCCCGGCGCGCTATTCCCGTTCTTGTTCATCACCATCGCGTGCGGCGCGCTATCCGGATTTCACGCGCTGATTTCGTCGGGGACCACACCGAAGCTGCTGGAGAAGGAAAGCCAGATGCGCTTCATCGGCTACGGCGGGATGCTCACCGAATCGTTCGTCGCCATCATGGCGCTGATCAGTGCGTCAATCCTGGACCAGCATCTGTACTTCGCCCTCAACGCCCCGACCGCGCAAACCGGCGGCACCGCCGCCACGGCCGCGCACTACGTCAACGGGCTCGGATTGTCGGGGCCCTCGGCGACGGCCGACCAGCTGAACCAGGCCGCCGCCGGTGTCGGCGAAAAATCGATCGTGTCGCGCACCGGCGGAGCCCCGACACTGGCAGTGGGCATGTCGGAGATCTTGCAACGGGTGTTCGGCGGTGCCGGCCTCAAGTCGTTCTGGTACCACTTCGCGATCATGTTCGAGGCGCTGTTCATCCTGACGGCCGTCGACGCGGGCACCCGGGTCGCGCGATTCATGTTGTCCGATGCGCTGGGCAACCTGGGTGGTCCGCTTTCCAAGCTGCAGAATCCGAGCTGGCGCCCGGGCGTATGGGGTTGCAGTGTTGCCGTCGCCGCGGGTTGGGGCGGCATCCTGCTGATGGGCGTGACCGATCCCCTCGGCGGCATCAACACACTGTTCCCGCTGTTCGGTATCGCCAACCAGCTGCTCGCGGCGATCGCACTCACCGTCATCACCGTGATCGTCATTAAGAAGGGCTTGCTGATCTGGGCGTGGATCCCGGGTGCCCCGCTGCTGTGGGATTTGACGGTCACGCTGACCGCGTCGTGGCAGAAGATCTTCTCGGCGGACCCGGCGATCGGCTACTGGGCTCAACATTTCCAGTACCTGGCCGCCAAGGACGCGGGCAAGACCACCTTCGGCTCGGCCAAGAATGCCCATCAGATCGACGAAGTCGTCAGGAACACCTTCATCCAGGGCACCCTGTCGATTCTTTTCGCGGCCGTGGTGATCATCGTGTTGGTCATCGGAATTGCGGCCGCGCTCAACGCAATTCGCGGCGGCGGGCGGCCGTTGACCGAAGATGATCCGGTCCCGTCGAAGATGTTCGCACCCTCGGGCCTGATCGCCACGCCCGCGGAGCGGGAGGTGCAACAGCAGTGGCAAGCACCGCGGACAGTGGCGACCGGCGAGCGCCACGCCGGATAA
- a CDS encoding ATP-dependent DNA ligase, with protein MLLLEVVATSVEVGATSSRLTKVARLAELLTRAAPDPQLVAIVVSWLSGELPQRQIGVGRASLRSRPAAAAEAQLTVTGVHATFTEIGAVSGKGSQARRAQLLTTLFAAATESEQTFLVRLLTGELRQGALVGIMADAVARAADIPAAAVQRAAMLGGDLPAAAAAALSGGAVALQAFTLRVGQPVGPMLAQTATSVADALERHGGTTIFEAKLDGARVQIHRAGDTVTVYTRSLDDVTARLPEVVEATLALPVTDLIADGEAIALRPDNRPHRFQVTASRFGRSVDVASKQAGAQAAQPLSVFFFDILHRDGVDLLDAPTAERLAALDALVPDEQRVDRLFTSDADAAAAFLEATLAAGHEGVMAKAPGAPYLAGRRGAGWLKVKPVHTLDLVVLAVEWGSGRRSGKLSNIHLGARDSTTGEFIMVGKTFKGMTDAMLDWQTARFSELAVGSMDGYVVALRPEQVVEIALDGVQRSTRYPGGLALRFARVVRYRDDKSPAEADTIDNVRALY; from the coding sequence GTGCTCCTTCTCGAGGTGGTAGCCACGTCGGTTGAGGTCGGCGCCACGTCGTCCCGGCTGACCAAGGTCGCGCGCCTCGCCGAGCTGCTGACCCGCGCCGCGCCGGACCCCCAACTGGTAGCGATCGTAGTGTCGTGGCTCTCCGGCGAGCTCCCACAGCGTCAGATCGGGGTGGGCCGGGCATCGTTGCGGTCGCGACCGGCGGCGGCGGCCGAGGCGCAGCTCACCGTGACCGGCGTGCACGCCACCTTCACCGAGATCGGCGCCGTCTCGGGTAAGGGATCGCAGGCGCGCCGCGCCCAACTGCTCACCACGCTGTTCGCCGCCGCGACCGAATCCGAGCAGACGTTTCTGGTGCGGCTGCTAACGGGCGAACTGCGCCAGGGGGCACTGGTCGGAATCATGGCCGACGCAGTCGCCAGGGCCGCCGACATCCCGGCTGCCGCGGTGCAGCGCGCGGCGATGCTGGGCGGCGATCTGCCCGCGGCGGCGGCGGCCGCCCTGTCCGGCGGGGCGGTCGCGCTGCAGGCATTCACCCTGCGAGTGGGCCAACCGGTCGGCCCGATGCTCGCACAGACCGCGACCAGCGTGGCCGATGCGCTCGAACGTCACGGCGGCACAACGATTTTCGAGGCGAAGCTGGACGGCGCGCGGGTGCAGATCCATCGCGCCGGGGACACGGTCACGGTCTACACGCGAAGCCTCGACGACGTCACCGCCCGGCTGCCCGAGGTGGTGGAGGCGACGCTCGCGCTGCCCGTCACCGACCTGATCGCCGATGGTGAGGCGATCGCGCTGCGGCCGGATAATCGGCCGCACCGCTTTCAGGTCACCGCCTCGCGGTTCGGCCGATCGGTCGACGTGGCCTCGAAACAAGCGGGAGCCCAGGCAGCGCAACCACTTTCGGTGTTCTTCTTCGACATCCTGCACCGCGACGGCGTCGATCTGCTCGACGCACCGACCGCCGAACGGCTGGCCGCCCTGGACGCGCTGGTGCCGGACGAGCAGCGGGTCGACCGGCTGTTTACCTCCGACGCCGATGCCGCCGCGGCCTTCCTGGAGGCGACGCTGGCCGCCGGGCACGAAGGTGTGATGGCGAAGGCGCCGGGCGCGCCCTACCTGGCCGGGCGTCGCGGGGCGGGCTGGCTCAAGGTCAAGCCGGTTCACACCCTCGACCTGGTGGTGCTGGCCGTCGAATGGGGTTCGGGACGCCGAAGCGGCAAACTGTCCAACATCCATCTGGGTGCCCGCGATTCGACAACCGGCGAATTCATCATGGTGGGAAAGACTTTCAAGGGCATGACCGACGCCATGCTGGACTGGCAGACGGCGCGGTTCAGCGAGCTTGCGGTCGGATCGATGGACGGCTATGTCGTCGCATTGCGTCCCGAGCAAGTCGTCGAAATCGCGCTCGACGGCGTGCAGCGCTCGACACGCTACCCGGGCGGTCTGGCGCTGCGGTTTGCCCGGGTGGTGCGCTACCGCGACGACAAGAGTCCGGCCGAGGCCGACACCATCGACAACGTCCGTGCGCTGTACTAA
- a CDS encoding acetyl-CoA C-acetyltransferase: MLDAVRTPRGRGRPDGGLHNVHPQALFATCLTALVNRTGFDPANVDDVIAGNGILSGDHGDDVARLSVLLAGWPQTVPGMTLNRFCGSGQQAVTVAASSIAAGADDLVIAGGVESMSRWDVTAGVPTIDGDNADLRALYPTVPQGISADLIATLEGFTREVVDTYAALSQNRAAAAIDEGRFDRSLVEIVTPDGPFTRDEHPRPGTSPESLARLRPAFATMGATGVDGEHRTFDEICLERYPSIDHVDHVHHAGNSSGVVDGAAAVLLGSPTWARSNGVRPRGQIRAAAAIGSEPIIMLTAPGPAAQRCLQRAGMTVADIDLWEINEAFAAVPLKTMRDLDLDPDRVNVNGGAIALGHPIGATGAMLIGTVLDELERRDLTTGLVTMCTGGGMGTATIVERV, encoded by the coding sequence ATTCTCGACGCGGTACGCACGCCGCGCGGGCGGGGCCGCCCCGACGGCGGACTGCACAACGTACATCCGCAGGCGCTGTTCGCCACCTGCCTGACGGCCCTGGTCAATCGCACCGGTTTCGACCCCGCGAACGTCGATGACGTAATCGCCGGCAACGGCATCCTGTCCGGTGATCACGGTGATGACGTCGCGCGCCTGTCGGTTCTGTTGGCGGGCTGGCCGCAGACCGTGCCGGGGATGACGCTGAACCGCTTCTGCGGTTCAGGCCAGCAGGCGGTCACCGTCGCGGCGTCCTCGATCGCCGCGGGCGCCGACGATCTGGTGATCGCCGGCGGAGTCGAATCGATGTCGCGTTGGGACGTCACGGCCGGAGTGCCGACGATCGACGGCGACAACGCGGACTTGCGCGCACTGTATCCGACTGTCCCGCAAGGTATTTCGGCAGATCTCATCGCGACCCTGGAGGGCTTCACCCGCGAGGTCGTCGACACCTACGCCGCACTTAGCCAGAACCGCGCTGCCGCCGCCATCGACGAGGGACGATTCGATCGGTCCCTGGTCGAAATCGTGACGCCCGACGGTCCATTCACCCGCGACGAGCACCCGCGCCCCGGGACCTCCCCTGAGTCGCTGGCGCGGCTGCGGCCGGCGTTCGCGACGATGGGCGCGACAGGTGTCGACGGTGAGCACCGCACATTCGACGAGATCTGCCTGGAGCGCTACCCCAGCATCGACCACGTCGACCATGTTCACCACGCGGGAAACTCCTCGGGGGTGGTCGACGGCGCGGCAGCGGTATTGCTCGGATCGCCGACCTGGGCGCGCTCCAACGGCGTAAGGCCGCGTGGTCAGATCCGGGCCGCCGCCGCGATCGGCAGCGAACCGATCATCATGCTCACCGCACCCGGGCCGGCCGCGCAACGTTGCCTGCAGCGCGCCGGCATGACCGTGGCGGACATCGACCTGTGGGAGATCAACGAAGCATTCGCCGCCGTCCCACTCAAGACGATGCGCGACCTCGACCTCGATCCGGACCGAGTCAATGTCAACGGAGGCGCGATCGCCCTGGGCCACCCGATCGGTGCGACGGGCGCGATGTTGATCGGGACCGTCCTCGATGAACTCGAACGTCGGGACCTGACAACGGGATTGGTGACGATGTGTACCGGTGGCGGCATGGGCACCGCGACGATCGTCGAGCGGGTGTGA
- a CDS encoding CaiB/BaiF CoA transferase family protein, which translates to MSGPLRGVRIVMMGGLGPAPFCGMLLGDLGADVVRVDALAGVDGPLPIDYTVRRSQRSVAVDVKDSRGRELVHRLVANADAFVDVYRPGVAERLGIGPDALQPLNPRLVYARMTGYGQDGPLAGHAGHDINYLALAGALHGIGTAESPVPPLNLVGDYGGGGMLLAVGLLSAILEARESGEGQVLDVAMVDGVATLLAPYFGMVPAGTWRDRRQDNLLDGAAHFYGAYATADGRHVAVGAMEPKFYAELCDRLDVDVPHDEAEPATWPAHRAALAARFAEKSREDWERLLDSPGCCATPVLSLSEAPRHPHLAARDTFIAVDGITQPAPAPRFSRTRPDAPSSPSLPGDHSRALLRELGFDEHAITELVDAGVVKQSVTQSADERKG; encoded by the coding sequence GTGAGCGGTCCGCTGCGCGGGGTCCGCATCGTGATGATGGGCGGCCTGGGACCGGCCCCGTTCTGCGGGATGTTGTTGGGAGACTTGGGCGCCGACGTCGTCCGCGTCGATGCTCTTGCTGGCGTGGACGGTCCGCTGCCCATCGATTACACGGTTCGCCGTAGCCAGCGGTCCGTCGCCGTCGACGTCAAGGATTCCCGCGGCCGTGAGCTCGTTCACCGGCTCGTCGCCAACGCTGACGCCTTCGTCGACGTGTACCGACCGGGCGTGGCCGAACGACTGGGCATCGGCCCCGACGCACTGCAGCCGCTCAATCCTCGTCTCGTTTACGCCCGCATGACCGGCTACGGGCAGGACGGCCCGCTGGCCGGACACGCCGGCCACGACATCAACTACCTCGCGCTCGCGGGTGCCCTGCACGGCATCGGCACCGCCGAATCACCCGTTCCGCCGCTCAATTTGGTCGGCGACTACGGCGGCGGCGGAATGCTGCTGGCGGTGGGCCTGCTCAGTGCGATTCTCGAGGCCCGCGAGTCGGGCGAAGGCCAGGTGCTCGACGTCGCGATGGTCGACGGCGTCGCGACCCTGCTGGCACCGTACTTCGGGATGGTGCCCGCCGGCACCTGGCGCGACCGCCGCCAGGACAACCTGCTCGACGGCGCGGCGCACTTCTACGGCGCCTACGCCACCGCGGACGGACGCCACGTTGCGGTCGGTGCGATGGAACCGAAGTTCTACGCCGAACTCTGCGATCGTCTTGACGTCGACGTGCCGCATGACGAAGCCGAGCCGGCCACCTGGCCCGCACACCGCGCGGCACTGGCTGCTCGTTTCGCCGAGAAGTCGCGCGAGGATTGGGAACGGCTCCTCGACTCACCGGGATGTTGTGCGACACCGGTACTTTCGCTATCGGAAGCGCCGCGGCATCCGCATCTTGCCGCACGCGACACCTTCATCGCCGTCGACGGGATCACCCAGCCCGCACCGGCTCCGCGCTTCTCGCGCACCAGGCCCGATGCGCCGTCGTCGCCGTCGTTGCCCGGCGACCACTCGCGTGCCCTGCTGCGCGAATTGGGATTCGACGAGCATGCCATCACCGAACTCGTCGACGCCGGCGTCGTGAAACAGAGCGTGACGCAAAGTGCTGACGAACGAAAGGGATGA
- a CDS encoding enoyl-CoA hydratase/isomerase family protein, producing the protein MTKPSTLDLDRPRDGVVVLRLNRPERLNAINEAMQTDLTQTLSDLGGDSTARAIVLTGAGRGFCAGIDMRDFGPGMLEASAPALDRMRFQERMAALAKGLRALPQPVIAAVNGPCVGAGFALCLASDIRICSATASFGNAAILLGLSGAEMGMSYHLPRIVGTSVAADWMLTGRTVSATEADRRGLVSELVEPDRLTDRGVELASLIADLSPLGVQLTKRALQHNTDAASLSAALELENRNQVISHATDEAAARRQQWSSGQTR; encoded by the coding sequence ATGACTAAGCCGAGCACGCTCGATCTCGACCGGCCGCGCGACGGCGTCGTCGTCCTGCGGCTGAATCGACCCGAGCGGCTCAACGCGATCAACGAGGCCATGCAAACCGACTTGACGCAGACGTTAAGCGATTTGGGTGGTGACAGCACAGCGCGCGCCATCGTGCTGACCGGCGCCGGCCGGGGCTTTTGCGCGGGCATCGACATGCGCGATTTCGGCCCCGGCATGCTCGAGGCCAGCGCACCCGCGCTGGACCGGATGCGTTTTCAGGAGAGGATGGCCGCGCTGGCCAAGGGGCTGCGTGCGCTGCCCCAGCCCGTCATCGCTGCGGTCAACGGCCCGTGCGTAGGCGCTGGGTTCGCGCTGTGCCTCGCCTCCGACATCCGGATCTGTTCGGCGACAGCATCATTCGGCAACGCCGCGATCCTGCTCGGCTTGTCCGGCGCCGAGATGGGCATGAGCTACCACCTGCCCCGCATCGTTGGGACCAGTGTGGCCGCCGACTGGATGCTCACCGGACGCACCGTGTCGGCGACGGAAGCGGATCGGCGCGGGCTGGTCAGCGAGCTTGTCGAGCCGGACCGGCTGACCGACCGTGGCGTTGAGTTGGCGTCGCTGATCGCGGACCTGTCGCCGCTAGGTGTACAGCTGACCAAGCGTGCGTTGCAACACAACACCGACGCCGCGAGCCTCTCCGCCGCGCTGGAACTGGAGAACCGCAATCAGGTGATCTCGCACGCCACCGACGAAGCGGCCGCACGCAGGCAACAGTGGTCTTCGGGACAGACCCGGTGA
- a CDS encoding oxidoreductase: MPTWLITGCSTGLGRALAEAVIETGHHAVVTARDAAKVADLADIAPERVLPVALDVTKQGQIDAAVRQARERFGGVDVLVNNAGYGYRAAVEEGDDDEVRTLFETHFFGAVAMIKAVLPGMRSRRSGAIVNISSIGAQLTPVGSGYYAAAKAALEGMSGALRGELAPLGISVTVVEPGAFRTDFAGRSLVQSATVIDDYAGTAGQRRKENDTMDGTQAGDPAKAGAAIVTAVESSEPPAFLLLGPDALAFYRYTADARASEIAKWEQLTSGTNFD; encoded by the coding sequence ATGCCCACCTGGCTCATCACCGGCTGCTCAACCGGACTCGGCCGAGCGCTCGCCGAAGCTGTCATCGAAACCGGCCACCATGCCGTCGTCACCGCACGCGATGCCGCAAAGGTCGCCGACTTGGCGGACATCGCGCCCGAGAGAGTGCTGCCCGTCGCACTCGACGTCACCAAGCAGGGCCAGATCGACGCGGCCGTACGGCAGGCGCGAGAGCGATTCGGCGGCGTCGATGTGCTCGTCAACAACGCCGGCTACGGCTATCGCGCCGCGGTCGAAGAAGGCGACGACGACGAAGTCCGGACCCTGTTCGAGACGCACTTCTTCGGCGCCGTCGCGATGATCAAGGCGGTCCTGCCCGGTATGCGGTCGCGCCGCAGCGGCGCGATCGTGAACATCTCCTCGATCGGTGCTCAATTGACGCCGGTGGGGTCCGGCTACTACGCCGCCGCGAAAGCAGCGCTCGAGGGGATGAGTGGCGCGCTCCGCGGCGAGTTGGCCCCACTGGGCATTTCGGTGACGGTCGTCGAGCCGGGCGCATTTCGCACCGACTTCGCCGGACGCTCGCTGGTCCAGTCGGCCACTGTCATCGACGACTACGCAGGGACCGCCGGGCAGCGTCGCAAGGAAAACGACACGATGGACGGCACTCAGGCCGGCGATCCCGCCAAAGCCGGCGCGGCGATCGTTACCGCCGTCGAATCAAGCGAGCCACCCGCATTCCTGCTCCTGGGTCCCGACGCGCTCGCGTTCTACCGCTACACGGCAGACGCCCGCGCCAGCGAGATCGCGAAATGGGAGCAACTGACCAGCGGCACCAACTTCGATTGA
- a CDS encoding Hsp70 family protein: MRVGIDFGTTHTVVALVDRGNYPVVSFDGVDAWPSLIAANAAGELRYGVDAAAVRHDPEWSVLRSIKRLLNDAGPQTEVTLAGRSYRLTDLLTGFLAQLKNDLLQRSNGSLTPADTIEAAISVPANASSAQRLLTLDAFVAAGFHVVALLNEPSAASLEYAHRYRSTITAKREYVLIYDLGGGTFDASLLKMTGHSNEVVISEGIQRLGGDDFDEAIVRLVSDRAKLFEVDSAALALLREECAVRKEAVGPQTRRFLVDLSGINDGADRAPFSCGIDDVYSACAPLVKPTIDLLNRILHDGSGDVAWSEVAGIYVVGGAGGFPLISRMLRSTFGEKRVKRSPHPFAATAIGLAVFLDKESGFALSERFSRHFGVFREAEAGAGVVFDPIVGKDVSLPADGETPLIVRRTYRAAHNIGHFRFVECSRLVNGRPDGDVTPYDPVLFPFDPALYDRDDLGRQPVGRWTDGPDVEERYVVAPSGAVEVTLTTQPGGFVRTFRLERCDSA; encoded by the coding sequence ATGAGAGTCGGTATCGACTTCGGCACCACCCACACTGTCGTCGCGCTCGTCGACCGGGGTAACTACCCGGTCGTCTCGTTCGATGGCGTCGATGCCTGGCCGTCGCTCATCGCCGCCAACGCGGCCGGAGAACTGCGCTACGGAGTGGACGCCGCGGCCGTTCGCCACGATCCGGAATGGTCGGTGCTTCGGTCGATCAAACGCCTGCTCAACGATGCCGGACCCCAGACCGAGGTGACGCTGGCCGGCCGTAGCTACCGGTTGACCGACTTGCTCACCGGATTTTTGGCCCAGCTCAAGAACGATCTGCTGCAGCGCTCGAATGGCAGCCTGACTCCGGCTGACACCATCGAGGCGGCCATCAGCGTGCCCGCCAACGCATCCAGTGCCCAGCGCCTGCTGACACTGGATGCCTTCGTAGCGGCGGGTTTTCACGTCGTCGCACTGCTGAACGAGCCGTCCGCAGCCAGCCTCGAATACGCGCACCGATACCGCTCCACCATCACCGCCAAACGCGAATACGTCCTCATCTACGACCTCGGCGGCGGCACCTTCGACGCGTCACTGCTCAAAATGACCGGGCACTCCAACGAGGTCGTGATCAGCGAGGGCATCCAGCGGCTCGGCGGTGACGATTTCGACGAGGCGATTGTGCGACTCGTCAGCGACCGCGCGAAACTGTTCGAGGTGGACTCCGCCGCGCTCGCCCTGCTCCGTGAGGAGTGTGCGGTTCGCAAGGAGGCCGTGGGGCCGCAGACGCGGCGCTTCCTGGTCGACCTGTCCGGGATCAATGACGGGGCCGACCGGGCGCCGTTTTCGTGTGGCATCGATGACGTCTACTCGGCATGTGCGCCGCTCGTCAAACCCACGATCGATCTGCTCAACCGCATCCTGCACGACGGCAGCGGGGACGTGGCGTGGTCAGAGGTTGCCGGCATCTACGTGGTGGGCGGGGCCGGCGGCTTTCCGCTGATCTCCCGGATGCTGCGCAGCACCTTCGGCGAGAAGCGAGTGAAACGCTCCCCTCATCCGTTCGCCGCCACGGCCATCGGTCTTGCCGTGTTCCTGGACAAAGAGTCGGGTTTTGCGTTGTCGGAACGCTTTTCGCGACACTTCGGGGTGTTCCGCGAGGCCGAAGCCGGCGCCGGCGTCGTCTTCGATCCGATCGTGGGCAAAGACGTCTCACTGCCCGCCGACGGCGAGACGCCGCTGATCGTCCGTCGGACCTATCGGGCAGCGCACAACATCGGGCACTTCCGCTTCGTGGAGTGCAGCCGGCTGGTCAACGGCCGCCCCGACGGCGACGTGACGCCCTACGATCCCGTTCTCTTTCCCTTCGACCCCGCGCTCTACGACCGCGACGATCTTGGGCGCCAGCCGGTCGGCCGATGGACGGATGGCCCGGATGTCGAGGAGCGTTACGTCGTCGCGCCCAGCGGCGCCGTGGAGGTGACGCTCACGACGCAACCGGGCGGCTTCGTGCGCACGTTCCGCCTGGAGCGGTGCGACTCCGCCTAG